The following proteins are encoded in a genomic region of Sorangiineae bacterium MSr12523:
- a CDS encoding matrixin family metalloprotease, which produces MHLKPTFLLFAAVGAILGAASSAHAFCRTMTGREPGDAQETNRCTNWKEQEQNACCPYGKPLFWRNACVGFSLQKNASRQVSLSDAERIFKRAFATWTATTCSLNGTPVGRVSMDVSYLGVVDCSLVEFNEEAPNQNVIMFRDSGWTHLDPNATLGLTTVTYNPNTGEISGADMEINAAQSKPLSVSDSPPAGSVDLLSIATHEAGHFLGFAHSTVSDATMYATYFGVGMRDLAPDDSTGICNVYKPDQNRTTGDGVVRADKCDPTPAHGYMSQCADHLSIEGGGCALASGSSRGSEPSPMPSPLTAALGALSLVLLRRVRHARGMRMHIDERR; this is translated from the coding sequence ATGCACCTCAAGCCAACCTTTCTCCTTTTTGCGGCGGTGGGCGCGATCCTGGGGGCTGCCTCGAGCGCACACGCCTTCTGCCGCACGATGACCGGCCGAGAGCCGGGCGATGCGCAGGAAACGAATCGGTGCACGAACTGGAAGGAGCAGGAGCAGAACGCCTGCTGTCCCTACGGCAAACCTCTGTTCTGGCGAAACGCCTGTGTCGGATTCAGTCTGCAAAAGAACGCGAGCCGGCAAGTATCCCTGAGCGACGCCGAACGCATATTCAAGCGCGCGTTCGCGACATGGACCGCCACCACATGCTCGCTGAACGGCACGCCGGTGGGGCGTGTGAGCATGGATGTGAGCTACCTGGGGGTGGTCGACTGCAGCTTGGTCGAGTTCAACGAGGAGGCCCCCAACCAGAACGTCATCATGTTTCGCGATTCGGGGTGGACCCATCTCGATCCGAACGCCACGCTCGGGCTCACGACGGTGACGTACAACCCGAACACGGGTGAGATTTCGGGCGCCGACATGGAAATCAATGCGGCCCAATCGAAGCCGCTCTCGGTCAGCGATTCTCCGCCCGCCGGCTCGGTCGACCTTCTCAGCATTGCCACGCACGAGGCCGGGCACTTCCTCGGCTTTGCGCACTCGACGGTGTCCGATGCCACGATGTACGCGACGTACTTCGGCGTCGGCATGCGCGACCTTGCACCCGACGACTCCACGGGCATTTGCAACGTGTACAAGCCCGACCAGAATCGCACCACCGGCGATGGCGTCGTACGCGCCGACAAATGCGATCCCACGCCGGCGCATGGCTACATGAGCCAGTGTGCCGATCACTTGTCCATCGAGGGCGGGGGATGCGCGCTCGCTTCGGGAAGCTCGCGAGGCTCGGAGCCTTCGCCAATGCCGTCGCCGTTGACCGCGGCATTGGGCGCGTTGAGTCTCGTTCTCCTGCGGCGCGTCCGACATGCGCGCGGCATGCGGATGCACATCGACGAGCGCCGCTGA
- a CDS encoding acyl-CoA dehydrogenase gives MILLDPKHHTRPYHDARSKEVMVDTIAFFENKGKRKLLDDYYARVWYSDFLGFVKEKKIFATMCTPAGYGAPHSRWDTWRICEFAEILGFYGLQYWYTWQVSVLGLGPILMSTNEALKRRAAAMLEAGGIFAFGLSEKEHGADIYSTGMQLKQAGNGQYVASGRKYYIGNANQAAIVSTFGKLDSGDYVFFAVDSQHPKFECVRNVVSSQNYVAEYALNDYPIGEADILEKGQEAWDAALNTVNIGKYNLGWASIGICTHAFYEAIEHAAHRRLYGMQVTDFPHVKQMFVDAYARLVAMKLFALRAADYMRSASAEDRRYLLYNPMVKMKVTTQGEAVIDLLWDVIAAKGFEKDTYFGQAAIDIRALPKLEGTVHVNIALIVKFMPSYFFFPAELPDVPRRDEAVHDAFLFHQGPAKGLSKIRFHDYTRAFRGFDQPNVRLFAEQAGLFKAMLAAAPPSEAQLKDVDFLLAGGELFALVVYAQLILENARIYAIEGELVDQIFDFMVRDFSRLALNLYSKPSSTSDQMEHCTKMIRKPILDDARYRKVWTEHVYARNLAYRMNP, from the coding sequence ATGATCCTACTCGACCCGAAGCACCACACCCGTCCGTACCACGATGCGCGTTCGAAGGAGGTGATGGTCGACACCATCGCGTTCTTCGAAAACAAGGGCAAGCGCAAGCTCTTGGACGACTACTATGCGCGCGTCTGGTATTCCGATTTTCTCGGTTTCGTCAAAGAGAAGAAGATCTTCGCCACCATGTGCACCCCCGCGGGTTACGGCGCCCCCCACTCCCGCTGGGACACCTGGCGCATTTGCGAATTCGCCGAGATACTCGGGTTTTACGGGCTGCAATATTGGTACACGTGGCAAGTCTCGGTGCTGGGGCTGGGCCCTATTTTGATGAGCACGAATGAAGCGCTCAAGCGGCGTGCCGCGGCCATGCTGGAGGCGGGCGGCATTTTCGCTTTCGGTCTCTCGGAGAAGGAGCACGGCGCGGACATCTACTCCACGGGAATGCAGCTGAAACAGGCCGGGAATGGGCAGTACGTGGCGAGCGGCCGCAAATATTATATTGGCAATGCCAACCAGGCGGCCATCGTGTCGACGTTCGGAAAGCTCGATTCGGGCGATTATGTCTTTTTTGCTGTCGATTCCCAGCACCCCAAGTTCGAATGCGTTCGCAATGTGGTGTCCAGCCAGAATTACGTGGCCGAGTACGCGTTGAACGATTATCCCATCGGGGAGGCCGATATCCTGGAAAAGGGCCAGGAGGCGTGGGACGCGGCGCTCAATACCGTCAACATCGGGAAATACAACCTCGGCTGGGCCTCGATCGGCATCTGCACGCACGCGTTCTACGAGGCGATCGAGCACGCCGCCCATCGCCGTCTGTACGGCATGCAGGTGACCGATTTCCCGCACGTCAAGCAGATGTTCGTGGACGCGTATGCGCGGCTGGTGGCGATGAAGCTGTTCGCGCTGCGCGCGGCCGACTACATGCGCTCGGCCTCGGCCGAGGACCGGCGCTACCTTTTGTACAATCCCATGGTGAAGATGAAGGTGACCACCCAGGGTGAGGCGGTCATCGATTTGCTCTGGGACGTGATTGCCGCCAAAGGATTCGAGAAGGATACCTATTTCGGCCAGGCGGCCATCGATATTCGCGCGCTACCGAAACTCGAGGGAACGGTGCACGTGAACATCGCGCTGATCGTGAAATTCATGCCGAGCTATTTCTTTTTCCCCGCCGAGCTTCCCGACGTTCCGCGGCGGGACGAGGCGGTTCACGACGCGTTTCTGTTTCACCAAGGTCCGGCCAAGGGGCTGAGCAAGATTCGCTTTCACGACTACACGCGCGCCTTTCGCGGTTTCGACCAGCCGAACGTGCGCCTGTTCGCCGAGCAGGCGGGGCTCTTCAAAGCGATGCTCGCGGCGGCACCGCCCAGCGAAGCGCAACTCAAGGACGTCGACTTCCTGCTGGCCGGAGGGGAGCTCTTCGCGCTGGTCGTTTATGCCCAATTGATTCTGGAGAACGCGCGCATCTACGCCATCGAGGGTGAGCTGGTCGATCAGATATTCGACTTCATGGTGCGTGACTTTTCGCGCCTGGCGCTCAATCTGTACAGCAAACCGAGCAGCACGTCCGATCAGATGGAACACTGCACGAAGATGATTCGAAAACCGATCCTGGACGATGCCCGCTATCGAAAAGTGTGGACCGAGCACGTTTATGCACGAAATCTCGCCTATCGAATGAACCCGTAA
- a CDS encoding NAD-dependent succinate-semialdehyde dehydrogenase, protein MKETPFRSVDPTSGEVLGTFPLANAAEIEQILGRAAHAQRQWAQRSVRERADGLRKVAALLKARSGDMAKHAAREMGKVVAEGVAEVMKCALACEYYASQAEAFLAPRIVESDASRSAVHYEPLGVLLAIMPWNFPYWQAVRLASGALMAGNGIVIKHAPSVPQCALALEAVFRDADLPAGLVQNLFADIDQLPGILNDRRIAAATLTGSTRAGRSLAAAAGQALKPVVLELGGNGAFVVLGDANLEEAALVGVKSRTMNAGQTCISATRFIVVDSVYDRFVALLRENLGKLRMGSPLAENTDLGPMVSLAQRERLHQQVEAAVASGGKLLLGGKVPDGPGAYYPPTLIADVAPTAAAFREELFGPVAIVTRVKDTAAAVEAANDTVYGLSAAVWGSNAKELDAIAAQLQVGAVFVNGMVKSDPRLPFGGIKDSGFGRELGIEGIRSFTNAKSVWIR, encoded by the coding sequence ATGAAAGAGACGCCGTTTCGTTCCGTCGACCCCACAAGCGGTGAAGTGCTGGGAACCTTTCCCCTCGCGAATGCCGCGGAAATCGAGCAGATCCTCGGCCGAGCCGCCCATGCCCAACGTCAATGGGCGCAGCGTTCGGTGCGCGAGCGTGCCGACGGCCTTCGCAAGGTTGCGGCGTTGCTCAAGGCGCGCTCCGGCGACATGGCAAAGCATGCGGCGCGCGAAATGGGCAAGGTCGTCGCGGAGGGCGTCGCCGAGGTCATGAAGTGCGCCCTCGCCTGTGAGTACTACGCCTCGCAAGCCGAAGCGTTCCTCGCCCCGCGCATCGTCGAGAGCGACGCGTCCCGAAGCGCGGTCCACTACGAGCCGCTCGGTGTGCTGCTTGCGATCATGCCGTGGAACTTCCCCTACTGGCAGGCGGTGCGCCTCGCCTCGGGCGCGCTCATGGCGGGCAATGGCATCGTGATCAAGCATGCGCCGAGCGTCCCGCAGTGTGCGCTGGCGCTGGAGGCCGTGTTTCGCGATGCCGACCTGCCCGCCGGGCTGGTTCAGAATCTGTTCGCCGACATCGATCAGCTTCCGGGCATCCTGAACGACCGACGCATTGCCGCGGCGACGCTCACGGGAAGCACGCGCGCGGGCCGATCCTTGGCGGCCGCGGCAGGCCAAGCGTTGAAGCCGGTGGTGCTCGAGCTCGGCGGCAACGGCGCATTCGTCGTCCTCGGGGACGCCAACCTGGAAGAGGCGGCGCTGGTGGGCGTGAAGTCGCGGACGATGAATGCCGGGCAGACCTGCATTTCGGCGACGCGCTTCATCGTCGTCGACAGCGTTTACGACCGATTCGTCGCATTGCTTCGCGAGAACCTGGGCAAGCTGCGCATGGGCAGCCCCCTGGCCGAGAACACGGATCTCGGGCCGATGGTCAGCCTTGCGCAGCGCGAACGGTTGCACCAGCAGGTGGAGGCGGCGGTGGCCTCGGGCGGCAAGCTGCTCCTCGGCGGCAAGGTGCCCGATGGCCCGGGCGCATACTATCCGCCGACGCTGATCGCCGACGTGGCGCCCACCGCCGCCGCATTCCGGGAAGAGCTCTTCGGCCCCGTGGCCATCGTCACGCGCGTGAAGGACACGGCCGCGGCCGTCGAGGCGGCGAACGACACCGTTTACGGTCTATCGGCCGCGGTGTGGGGCAGCAATGCGAAGGAGCTCGACGCGATCGCGGCGCAGCTTCAAGTCGGTGCCGTCTTCGTCAACGGCATGGTGAAGAGCGATCCTCGGCTTCCGTTCGGGGGCATCAAGGACTCCGGGTTCGGCCGCGAACTCGGCATCGAGGGGATTCGCTCCTTCACCAACGCAAAATCGGTCTGGATCCGCTGA